The nucleotide window CGTATGAGTTCTCGCCGCCCATACCCGGGCTTCCGTTTGGAGCGGTGTTGCTGGCAACACCAGTGTGTTCAGGATCTCCGATCACGTGTACCTTCCATCGCAAGGTGCTGATGAGGGCGATGTGAAATGAGCACCGGAATGAGTCGCAAAAATCGAAGCTCGCGCGGTGCGACAATGGTTGAGTTCGTTCTGACAATTCTCGTCGTGCTTTTCGTGTTCTTTCTTCTGATCGAGTGCTGTCTTTGGATCTACTGTTACAACGTCATGGCCGATGCGGCGAAGGCTGGGGTTCGATACGCGATTGTGCATGGATCGGGAGTAAGTTCAGGTTCGCAGAGTGGACCGACAAGTGGAACGGCCGAATACTGCAGCGACAGTGACTCATCAGTTCAGCCGGTTATCGATGAAGTCAAGAAGTGGGCTTCTTTTTCGGCATACGACACGACCGGCATGACGGTCAACGTCTGCTATTTGGACGGTAACAACGAGGCACCGAATCGAGTGCGAGTTACGGTCCTGAACCCCGTAGTCCCGATATTCAGTTTTTGGGGTACTGCGCCGGTCAAGGCCGCAGCACAAGGCAGGATTGTTAACTAGGAAAAGCCTATGTTCGAACATTCTAAGCGAACGGTCCGACGCAAGATTGCCGATCGGGGTAGCCAGCGAGGGCAGACGGTTGTGTTTGTGGTTCTTGGGCTTGGAATTGTCTTTCTCGCGGTGCTTGGATTCGCGGTCGATTTCGGCAATCTCTGGTTCCACCGGCAGGCAGCGCAAAATGCCGCTGACGCTGCGTGTACCGCTGCTGTGATGGATATGCTCTACAACACGCAGGCGATTGGGGCGACGCCGGTTGGGAACTTCCCGGGTACGAACCCTTTCAACTGCTCGTCAAATCCTACTGCGGCGCCATGCCAGTATGCTGCGTTGAACGGTTACACCGCGACGGGA belongs to Terriglobia bacterium and includes:
- a CDS encoding TadE/TadG family type IV pilus assembly protein, whose amino-acid sequence is MSRKNRSSRGATMVEFVLTILVVLFVFFLLIECCLWIYCYNVMADAAKAGVRYAIVHGSGVSSGSQSGPTSGTAEYCSDSDSSVQPVIDEVKKWASFSAYDTTGMTVNVCYLDGNNEAPNRVRVTVLNPVVPIFSFWGTAPVKAAAQGRIVN